A genomic window from Synechococcus sp. CBW1107 includes:
- a CDS encoding Nif11 family protein, translating into MSWPELERLVADAEASQEMRQTLRQCRSPQDLLLAARRQGYRVTRIDLQNAWLEHQQCPEAAIHHALAGIAAGAEIQMLIAD; encoded by the coding sequence ATGAGCTGGCCTGAACTGGAACGGTTGGTGGCTGATGCGGAAGCCAGTCAAGAGATGCGGCAGACCTTGCGCCAATGCCGCAGCCCCCAGGACCTGCTGCTGGCTGCCCGCCGGCAGGGTTACCGGGTAACGCGCATCGACCTGCAGAACGCCTGGCTTGAGCATCAGCAGTGCCCGGAAGCAGCGATTCACCATGCTTTGGCAGGCATCGCTGCTGGAGCTGAGATTCAGATGCTGATCGCCGACTGA